A region of Vanessa cardui chromosome 1, ilVanCard2.1, whole genome shotgun sequence DNA encodes the following proteins:
- the LOC124529776 gene encoding ras-related protein Rap-2c — MREFKVVVLGSGGVGKSALTVQFVSGCFMEKYDPTIEDFYRKEIEVDNSPCVLEILDTAGTEQFASMRDLYIKNGQGFVVVYSLTNHQTFQDIKPMKELITRVKGSERVPILLVGNKADLEHQREVSQAEGSALAQMWGCPFVEASAKSRTNVNEMFAEIVREMNVSPEKEKKTYCCCTVL, encoded by the coding sequence ATGCGCGAATTCAAAGTCGTCGTGCTAGGCTCGGGTGGGGTCGGGAAGAGTGCTTTGACCGTACAGTTTGTGTCTGGATGTTTCATGGAAAAATACGACCCCACCATAGAAGATTTCTATAGGAAAGAAATCGAAGTAGATAACTCTCCATGTGTTTTAGAAATATTGGATACCGCCGGCACAGAACAATTCGCGTCTATGCGAGATTTGTACATAAAGAATGGCCAAGGATTTGTAGTTGTATATTCATTAACAAATCATCAGACTTTCCAAGATATCAAGCCAATGAAGGAATTGATAACGCGCGTCAAGGGATCGGAGCGTGTGCCCATACTGCTAGTGGGCAACAAGGCCGATTTGGAACACCAACGCGAAGTATCGCAGGCAGAGGGCTCGGCTCTCGCGCAAATGTGGGGCTGCCCATTCGTGGAGGCATCGGCGAAAAGCCGTACCAACGTCAACGAAATGTTCGCCGAAATAGTGCGTGAAATGAAcgttagtcctgaaaaggaaaAGAAAACTTATTGTTGTTGTACAGTGCTTTAA